From the Lysinibacillus fusiformis genome, the window ATACGGCTAGCATCATAGCCATCATTCACATTGACAAAATAAAAAATATTACCTGCTACCTCATCTTTTTTATAAGCGGTTGGTAATTGCTTCACCGAAAAGCGTGCCATTTCTCTAATTTGCTCGACAGTTAATTGTAATGTTTCTAGCATGGATTCATCAATAAAGCGATAGGTTTTACCTAAATCGAGTGCATAAAATATACGTGTTTCAGCTGTATGCTCAGTTGTTATAAAGGCATGTCCTTCTTTCGATGCTTGGGGATAAGAAGTGGCACGAATAACTGGATAAATATGTGTAGTCGTTTGGAAACCCTGTTCTTTTTCTCGCTCCATCGCATTAAAGGTTTGCTCAATCGTGTATACGACTTCTTTAATCGCCGCCTCTTGCTTCTCATTATATTTTGCTAAGATTCCAGGCAAGGAAAGCTCCATCCCTTTTTCAATCGTCTTATGATTCAAACGTAATTTATCATGCTTTTTATCAAAATGAAATTCATATTTCTCTTCAGTTAATTGCTTTTTTAATAGCTCGACTAGTTGTTCGGACTTCATTTGTTTCATCTTTTTCACATCCTAACTTCAAAATGAAACGGCTCACATGTTTGTGAACCGTTCTGTTCAATCCTTCTATTTACTTCATCTTAACCGAATGAACGATTTTCGTCATCTCACGCAAATTATTTTCAATTTGTTTAGCCTTTGAAATGGTTGTCATCTTCACACCACCACTACTAACAATGAGCTCCATTTCATTTTCTTCGTCTGTTTTTAGAACCGCAGTGAAGCCAAAACGACCGTCCTTATCATAAGTTGACTCTTCGATAATTTTGTCAGCTTCATTTTCTTTTAAAAGACTATAATAAAGCTTACTGTCTTGTGCTTCACGATCATTGATAAAAAGAATATAGCTTTCTTTTCCTTTTGAAATCACAATATTATAAGCATCTGAACTGTCTTCAACTTTAAAGTTTGAAGGTAAGTATAATTTAATATCCCCAATTTCCACTGTATGTTCTTCTGGCTCTTCAGCAAAAACCGTCTCCGTTAATTGGAGGCCATTAGCAATTTGATCATCTATAGATTGATTGCAGCCAGAAAGGACAAGAAGTAAAAGCATTAGGCCAATAGCTCTTAGCCATGAAAACGACATGTCTCTCTTCCTTTCACTACGAACTTTTTTCTATTTTAAAAAAATTATTCATCAGATGCAACCTAACTATCCTGTTATTACTAATTCTATTTAACTATTTTTGTGAAATTGTGAACAAATATTGACCGATTAAAAGTGATACAATATGCTCAAACATCATCTGTCTACTCACTAAACCTTGCGTAAAAATACCTACAGCACCTGCACCTTGACGAATATCTCGGCGTTTTGTATATTGTTCCATAATAGGGCCAAGTTCTCCCCCAGTTCTTATTTCCCGGGCAATTTCTTTTGGTAGTATAATTTGTGCACCAGCAGCTGTAAATATTGTCCCGTCTGACACCGTTAAGGCACCCCAGTTACAAACATACATGTCACCATCGATTTCAGTTACGCCACCTTCTAAACCGAATGATAATTCTGCACCTGTTAAAATCAAAGCATTTTTAGCACGATTCATTGCCCCTAATCGGGTTTCTTCATTACTTATTGGTTGATCTGATACTTCAGAAGCAGCTTTCACATGAGTAAAGATAGAACCCTCAAAGTATTTTCGAGCAATTACTTCAACTGCTTCTGTTTTGGCTTTATTGGTTGTGCCAATTGCTATCTTCATCTAATCCCTACTTTCTTTCCATAGAAAAAGATGCCCCTAAAAGGCATCTTCCTAACTTCTTATACATTAGCGCGAATTGTCTCTAATGTCGAACGATCTGCTTTTTTCACTAATTCAACAATTAACGCTTTGGCAGCCGCATAATCATCAATGTGAATAATAGACGCTGAAGTATGAATATAACGTGAGCATACGCCGATAACTGCACTTGGAACACCATCATTCGCTGTATGCACTCGTCCAGCGTCTGTTCCACCTTGGGAGACAAAATACTGGTAAGGGATATGATTTGATTCGGCAGTATCTAAAATAAATTCCCGTATACCACGATGTGTAACCATTGTACGATCTAAAATACGGAGTAAAGTTCCTTTGCCAAGTTGTCCAAATTGACTTTTTTCTCCTGACATATCGTTGGCAGGAGAAGCATCTAACGCAAAGAATAAATCTGGTTTAATCATGTTTGCTGATACTTGTGCACCGCGCAAGCCAACTTCCTCCATTACATTTGCACCTGAATATAAATGCGAACCTAGTTTTTCGTGTTGTACTTCTTTCATTAATTCAATCGCTAGACCACAGCCATAGCGGTTATCCCAAGCCTTGGCCATAATTTTTTTCGGATTTGCCATTGGTGTGAATGGACAAATTGGTATGATGGATTGTCCAGGACGAACACCCATAGCCATTGCATCTTCTTTATTGTCAGCACCAACATCGATGAGCATATTTTTTATATCCATTGGCTTCGCACGTTCTGCATCTGTTAGTAAATGTGGTGGGATGGATGAAACAACACCAGGAATTGCACCATTTTTCGCATATACTTCTACACGCTGTGCAAGCATAACCTGGTTCCACCAGCCGCCCAATGTTTGAAAACGGATCATCCCATTATCTGTGATAGACGTAACCATAAATGCTACCTCATCCATATGACCAGCAACCAAAACTTTCGGTGCACCCGCAACATCACTGTGCTTCACACCAAAAATACCACCTAAATTATCTTGAACAATTTCATCCGAGTATTTTTCTAACTCAGAACGCATGAACGCACGTACAGCGTGTTCATTACCCGGAGCGCCTGGTAATTCTGTTAATGTTTTAAATAATTGTAATGTTTCCTCATTCATGATGACTCTCTCCCCACGAAGTAGAATATTCTTCCTTGCCTATTGTAACACAATTATTTCCGAATTCGAAATATTGATACATTTCCTAAATCCGCTAAATTGTGAACGTGCATTCACTCCATAGGCTATGCTAAAATAAGGGTATAGAAAAAGGAGGAAAAAAGTATGAAATTACGTGATTTTTTAATTGGTGTCGCAACTGGCTTAGCTGCCGCAGTCATTATTAAAGAAGCTAGTGAAAAAGTTTCTCCGTTCGTACCTGCAGGACAAGTACTTGAAAACATAAAAAGAGAATTTAAAAAGGATTCGCCGATTGATGGTTCTTGGATTTTTATGAAAACTGAAGATTTCTCAAATGGTATTATTACCATCCCAGTATATCGCGGGGGGATCTCGCGTATGCATGAAGGTGAGATGCAGACATTCGAATTTGCTGCCGATGCACGCTCTGGTGTTGTCGTGGAACTAATAGAAGTTTAATCATGTATAGACAATAGAAGCCATCTCATTTATTGGAGATGGCTTCTTATAATGTTTATTTTTGTGAAAGGTGAAAAGGGATTTCCGTTGCAGGCTACTTGCTTTCCTATGGGCAACCCCTGGAAAGGACACTGGCGGAACGGAAATCAACCTCTCGCCTTATGAAAAGGTCTTTTTCCGCTAGTGATACTATCTATTTCAACAACATAAGAAGCCATCTCACGAATTGGAGATGGCTTCTCTATGTTATTCGGATAAACCTTTATTATTAAAGTATTTTTTATACTTACGATAATAATTTAAGTTATTGAGCGTTAACTTCACCCAACGCTTCGCATTCATATCCTCATTATAATAAAGAGAATTTGTGTATTTGCCCTCACTAATTAATTTTTTCGCCTCTAGTTTGAG encodes:
- a CDS encoding M42 family metallopeptidase, with protein sequence MNEETLQLFKTLTELPGAPGNEHAVRAFMRSELEKYSDEIVQDNLGGIFGVKHSDVAGAPKVLVAGHMDEVAFMVTSITDNGMIRFQTLGGWWNQVMLAQRVEVYAKNGAIPGVVSSIPPHLLTDAERAKPMDIKNMLIDVGADNKEDAMAMGVRPGQSIIPICPFTPMANPKKIMAKAWDNRYGCGLAIELMKEVQHEKLGSHLYSGANVMEEVGLRGAQVSANMIKPDLFFALDASPANDMSGEKSQFGQLGKGTLLRILDRTMVTHRGIREFILDTAESNHIPYQYFVSQGGTDAGRVHTANDGVPSAVIGVCSRYIHTSASIIHIDDYAAAKALIVELVKKADRSTLETIRANV
- a CDS encoding DUF84 family protein, which encodes MKIAIGTTNKAKTEAVEVIARKYFEGSIFTHVKAASEVSDQPISNEETRLGAMNRAKNALILTGAELSFGLEGGVTEIDGDMYVCNWGALTVSDGTIFTAAGAQIILPKEIAREIRTGGELGPIMEQYTKRRDIRQGAGAVGIFTQGLVSRQMMFEHIVSLLIGQYLFTISQK
- a CDS encoding DUF1444 domain-containing protein, which codes for MKQMKSEQLVELLKKQLTEEKYEFHFDKKHDKLRLNHKTIEKGMELSLPGILAKYNEKQEAAIKEVVYTIEQTFNAMEREKEQGFQTTTHIYPVIRATSYPQASKEGHAFITTEHTAETRIFYALDLGKTYRFIDESMLETLQLTVEQIREMARFSVKQLPTAYKKDEVAGNIFYFVNVNDGYDASRILNDSFLKEMHALVEGDMTLSVPHQDVLIIGDIRNETGYDVLAQMTMHFFAVGTVPITSLSFIYEDGELEPIFILAKNRVKKEQE